The Actinocorallia herbida DNA window GGGTCGTTGTGGGGGCAGGTCGGCGATGAGGCGTTCTCCGTCGTCGTGGGGACCGAGTACGACGCGCAGACGCATGAGCCGGTGCGGACGGAACTGCTCACGCCGGTCTACAAGCACGCATAGGTACCGTGGGGCGCGTGCGCATTCACGTCTCCACCCTGGCCGGCCGCGTCGATCATCCCAATGAGGACTTCGCCGCGGTCGGTGCTGGTTCTGCCGTCCTGATCGATGGGGCCGGGGCCCCGGCCGGGCTTGACAGTGGGTGCGTTCACTCGGTCGCCTGGTACGCGCGGACGCTCGGCGGGCTGCTCGTGGCCGAACTCGCCGACCCGGCCGTTCCGATCGTCGACGCGCTGGAGGCGGCGATCAAGCGCGTAGTGGAAGCGCATGGGGAGCCGTGCGACCTCGGGAACCCGCATTCGCCTTCGGCTACCGTGCTCGCGGTCCGTGCCAACGGGGACGTGCTGGAGTACGTGGCGCTCGCGGACTCGACGGTCATCGTGGAGTTCCACCAGGGCGAACCGCTGATCGTCACGGATGACCGGATCGAGGATGTGAGGGGCCGGGTCATCGGGACTGCGGGCGACGCCTCGCTGATCGGTGAGGACGGGTACGCGGACGGGCTTCTCACGCGGGTGGAGAAGATGGCCGCGCACCGGAACAAGGTCGGCGGATTCTGGGTTGCGAGCACCGATCCCGGTGCGGCCTATGAAGCGGTGGCCGGCGCTGTACCGCTCGCGGACGTCAAGTCCGTGACGCTGCTGACGGACGGGGCCACTCGTTTGGTCGACCTTTTCGGCGTCGCCTCATGGGGCGAACTGCTGCGCGTCGTCGCCGATGACGGCGCTGAGGCGCTGATCCGCTGGACTCGGCAGGTTGAGGCGAGTGACCCGGACGGGTCCCGGTGGCCTCGCGGCAAAGCCTTCGATGACGCGACGATTGTGCGCTGGACCGATGAGCTACCTGGAACCTCTCATCGTTCTCCGAAGTAGCGATCCCACCAGCTGACTCGCTGACCAGGCGTGCGGAGAAGGGTTTGTCCCTCGTATTCGTTCTCGATGAGTTCCTCGGGGATCACCACGTAACCGAGACCGGTTAGTGCAGCACGGGTGGTGGCCAGGTCGGTAGCGTCCAGCACGCCTTCCTGCTGTGCTTCTTCGGTACCGAGGTAAGCCCTGGGGTTGTCAGCGCAGATCAGGGCGAGAGAGCCGAACTTGCTGACGCACACCACGATGCGGGTTCCGGCGATCGTCGCCTTGTCCGGGATGGTGATGCGGCCGTATTCGCTGGAGTCCTGTACGTCCTGCTCAGACACGCAAAGGCTCTCAAAGGCGACATTGAGGCGGGCTAGAAGGTCAGCAAACAGCCGTCCCGTCTTTCGAGGGTCGTAGCCGCGCGGCCACTCGATCCACTCAGGGTCGTCCAGTTCATGCAACAGCTTCAGAGCGTCCGCATCGTTCTCCGCCATGGCCGCATCATCGCGCACCGGGGGCGGAATCGCGCTGATCAGACTTCAAGGGCAGCTCTGTCGACCCCCCTAGACAGAAGCCGGTGCGTCGCCTACTCTGATGTGAGTAGCCCCCTAGACAGTCATCTTCGACGATGCGGGTGTCTAGGGGGGTCGACAAAGATTCTTGGGAGGTAGCAGGTGCGCAGCATCCCGGTTGACCTGGGGCGGTTCATCTTCGTGTGCGTGGCGCCGCCACGGCCGAAGCTGCTGAGCATGGAGACGGGGGAGGTGAAGCAGGACAAGGAGGGGAACACGGTCTTCACCGTGGGGCTGTCGGTCGCCGACAACGAGTCGGGGCGGGTGGAGCTGGTGAACGTCGCCGTCTCGGGGGACCCGGGGTTGAGCATCGGGCAGATCGTGACGCCGGTCCGGCTCGTGGGGTTCCCGTGGGAGCAGCACATCAACGGGGTTCTCAAGTGGGGGATCGCGTTCAAGGCCGACCGGATCGTTCCCGCCGGCGCGGACGTGCAGGCGGCCTGAGATGGCGGCGGAAAACGTCCTGGTGCTCGTGGTCCTGGTCGCTGCGGCGGCCGGGGCCGCGGCCTGGCGTCGGCTGGCGCCGGGTTCGTTCTGGTTCTGCGTCGGGTTCCCGGTGCGGTGGGCCTGGGTGTTCGCGACCTGGCCGAAGGTCGCGGCGGGCTGCAAGCTGTCGCGCAAGCGAAACCGGCTTCGCTGGTCGCTGGAGGTGGTGCCGCTGGTGTCGACCTCGGCGTCGACGTCCTACACGCAGCGGCGCAAGGTTCGGACGGTGGCGGTGGACAAGGCTCCGCGGTTCGGGCTGCCTCGTCCTACCTCGCTCGGCTGGCGGGTCGGGGTGCGGCTGCACGACGGGCAGGTTCCCGCGGACTACCAGGCGGCGGCCGAACGGCTCGCGCACGCCTGGGGGGTCCACTCCGTCCGCGTCTTGCCCGACAAGCCCGGCCGCGTCGTCCTCGTCGTCAACCGGGTCGATCCGCTCACTGACGTCACGGCCTCGCCGGAGACCGGGGAGTTGCTGACGGTGCGGCCGGGGATGCTGGAGACCGGGATGCCCTGGATCATGGACTTGAAGGTCATGCCGCACTGGCTCAACGCCGGCGCGACCCAGTCCGGAAAGTCCACGCTCGTCAACGCCATCATCCGCGGTCTCGCGCCCCAACCCATCGCGCTCGTCGGCTTCGACCTCAAGGGCGGCGTGGAACTCACTCCCTACGCGCCTCGGCTGTCCGCGCTGGCGACGACGCGGGCAGGCTCGGTCCGACTCCTTGACGGCCTGGTCTCGATCCTGGAAGACCGGATGACCCTCTGTCGGACCGCCGGTGCTCGCAATGTCTGGCAGCTTCCCGAGGAGATCCGGCCCGTGCCGGTCGTGGTCCTGGTCGATGAGGTCGCGGAGCTGTTCCTCATGGCCGACAAGTCCGAGAAAGACGAAGTCGCCAAGACCGCAACCGGCCTGTTGCGAGTCGCGCAGTTGGGGCGGGCGTTCGCGGTCTACCTGATCGTGTCCGGCCAGCGCATCGGCTCTGACCTCGGGCCTGGCGTGACCGCGCTCCGTTCACAGCTGTCCGGGCGGGTCTGCCACCGGGTGAACGATCCGGAGACGGCGAACATGACCCTCGGCGACCTCGACCCCGCTGCCCTCGACGCAGCACGCGCCATCCCCGCCGAGACTCCCGGCGTCGCCATCGTCGCCGGACAGGACGGCACCTGGAGCCGCGCCCGGACGGTCCTGATCACCGAAGACGAAGCAGAACACGCGGCCAAGACCTTCGCCCACCTGACTCCGGCCTGGTCCGACCTCATCCGCTCCCTCACCGGCCCGCGCGCCACGGTCGACGACCCGGCCGTGCACCCTCCTCGCGCCGCGTAGCGCACCCGCTCTCTCCACGGTCGGCGCGACCGCCCTCGCGCCAGGTCCCTACCCGACCCATGCCACAGACCGGAGACCCCGATGCCCAAGCCCGCCCGCCGCTCGAACCCCGGTCGATCGCTCGACCCGGTCACCATCACCACCGACCTCGTCAACGGGCGTCACCTCGCCCGCCGCGTCCGCTGCACCGACACCGCGTCCTCCGACCTGTACGGGTGGGTCGCCACCTGGGCGGACGACCACACCTGCGACGCCGAGATGGTCGCGCTCCTGGCCCTCCTCGACCGGCGGGCGGCGTGATGGGATCGCGCGTCCTGGCTTTCGTCGCCGACTCCGGGCCCGTTCTCGTCCTGGCCGTCATCGCCGCGGCCGGCTCCTTCACCCACATCCGCGACACGGCAGAAGAACACGGTCAGCACGGCTGGATGGCCTGGGCCATCGCCGTCTGCATCGACCTCACCTGCGTCATGGCGGCCGGAGAACGGCAGAGGGACGCCCGGACCGGACGCGACGTCGGCCCGTTCTCGTGGCCGAACCTCGTCCTGTTCGGCGGCATCCTGCTCTCCCTCGGCGCCAACCTCGCCCAAGCCGAACCCACCGCCTGGGGGTGGATCACCGCTGGCACGCCCGCAGGGGCCTTCCTCGTCGCCGTCTCCATGCTGGAGCGGCGCGCCGGTGCCCGGCCCGTGCAGGACGAAGCGGGAGAGACCGTTCCGGCGCCGTCCTCGGCGAGTCCCGAGCAGGACGAACCGTCCTCGCGGCCCGCCCTCGACCCCGGCCCCGGCCAGACAGAAGACAGCCGGCCGTCCTCTGAACCGGATGTTCCGGCTTCCGGTCCGGCTCCTCAGCTCTTGTCCTTTGCCCGGCGCGTGGCCGACGAACACGCCTCGGCTCATGGCAAGCCCATCACCCGCGACGCGCTCCGGGCTCGGCTCGGCGTGTCCAGTCAGCTCGCCTCCGACCTCCTTCGCCTCGTCCGCACCTCCTGAACGGAATCCGCATGAGCAAGCAGATCCTGTCCGCCGACCTGATGCGACGCCTCAACACCATCCGCGGCCTCCGCCAGTTCGCCGACTGGCTGGAGAACAACCCCGCCGCCCCCATCGACGGCCACTGCTTCGACCTCCTGGTCTTCATCCACGACACCGACCACGCCACCGGACCCGCCCAAATCCGGCACCTGTCCACCGCCCTCGGTCTGCCCGTGGAAGAGCGCACCTACGGCGGCCACCTGCTCATCACCACCCACTTCTCCGGCCTCCGCTACCAGATCTGCCACGTCCCCCAGATCACGAACTCCGCCAACCCCGACCCGGCCTGATGACCACTCCGGCAGCTCCTGAGCCCTCGCCGCGGCCCTTCGGCGGCCGTGACCGCTGCTGCGACTGCGGCGGGGCCGGACTCACCAGCGAGGGGGACACCTGCCCCCTCTGCCACGGACACGGCAACACCTGATCCCCGGGAGAACCCATGCTCCGCCGCGCTGGATACCTCGTCGCAGTCCTCGTCCTCCTGCTGTTCGTCCTCCGGCACCCGACCGGCGCTGCGGAAGCCGCTCTGGCCATCGGCCGCGCTCTGGCCGGCCTCGCCGATGCGGTCGCCGTCTTCACCCGCGCCCTCTAGCCCGCTCGCGCTGCTCCGTCCCTGCTGCTCGACCTGGAGGACTTCACCGCGTGAACCCCGCCGAACTCATCAGCCCGACCGTCTCCCAGACCCTCGCAGACCGGGCCACCCGCGCCGACTACGGACGCTGGGCGACACAGGTCAAGCACACCGGAGGATGCGCACAGCCGGTGCACCTGCGCGGCAGGGTGACCCACCTCGACCCGGCGACCGGTGAAGTCCTCCGCCACTACTCGACCTCGACCGAACCAGACGGCGTCTTGCGGGTCGCCTGCAAGACCCGGCGGGCCTCTCGCTGCCCTGCCTGCGCTGAGGTCTACCGGGCCGACACCTATCAACTCGTCCGGGCCGGCCTCGTCGGCGGCAAGGGCGTCCCGAACGCTGTGACGGGGCATCCGGCCGCGTTCGTGACGCTGACGGCGCCGTCCTTCGGCCCCGTTCACACGACCCGGAAGACCAGGACCGGCAAGACCTCGCCCTGCCACCCTCGGCGAAGCGGCGGCACCTGCCCACACGGCAACGCCCTGGGCTGCGGGGAACACCACCACCCTGACGACCCGCGCCTGGGCGAACCGCTCTGCCCCGACTGCTACGACTACACCGGGCACGTCCTGTTCAACGCGCTCGCGCCCGAACTGTGGCGACGCTTCACCCTCGCGCTCCGTCGACGCTTGGCCAAGACCGCGGGCCTGACGCTGACCGAGTTGAAGACCTCGGCGGTGGTGTCGTTCGCCAAGGTCGCCGAGTACCAGCGGCGCGGCCTCGTCCACTTCCACGCCGTCATCCGCCTCGACGGACCACACGGACCCACCTCCACCCCGCCCACCTGGGCGACCTTCGACGCACTGACCGATGCCGTCCAGCACGCGGCCGGGGCCGTCCGGGCGTCCTCTCCGGCTGCTGACGGGTTGGGTCCGCGGGCGTTCGCCTGGGGCCTGCAACTCGACATCCGACCGATCAACGCCTCTGGTGAGCTGACGGATCAGGCCGTGGCCGGCTACATCGCCAAGTACGCCACCAAGGCCGCCGAATGCGTCGGGACCGTCGACCGGCGTCTCTCCCCGGGAACCGACCTCGACACGCTCGACCTGCGCGCCCACCCCCGGCGGCTGATCGGCGAATGCCTCCGCCTCGGCGCGTTGCCGGGGCTGGAGGATCTGCGGCTGGCGGAGTGGGCTCACATGCTCGGCTTCCGCGGCCACTTCTCCACCAAGAGCCGCCGGTACTCGACCACCCTCGGGGCCCTGCGCGAAGCGCGCGCCGAACACCAGCGCCAGCAGTCCGAGGAAGTCACGACCGGGCGGCTGCCTCTCTTCGCAGAAGACACCGTTCTCGTCGTCCGCGACTGGCGCATGGTCGGCCGCGGCCATACCCCCGGCGAACTCCTGCTCTCGGCTGCGCTGTGCGGCCAGAAGCTTCCGGCCTTTCACCCGATCGGAAGGAACACCACTTGAACGGACCCGAGCAGGCTCTCTACCGAGTCTCTGACGTCATTGCGCGGCTTCGGCTGAGCCGGACCGTCGTCTACGAACTTCTTCGCTCCGGGCGGCTGCGCTCGGTCAAGGAAGGGCGTACCCGCCTGATCCCCGCATCGGCCCTGCGCGAGTACGTCGCGCTCCTTGAAAGGGAAGCCGCCTGATGACCAAACGACGCGCACGCGGAGACGGCGGGCTGCACTGGGATGAATCCCGGCAGCGTTGGATCGCCAGTGTGACCGTGGGCTACACCCCCGCGGGCAGGCGCATTGTCCGGAAGGGCGCCGGCCGGACGAAGACCGAGGCGAAGGAGAAGCTGAAGGAGGTGCTTCGGGACCACGAAGACGGGCTGGCCATCGCGCCGACGAACTACACGGTCAAGAACGCCGTGGAGGACTGGCTTCGGTTCGGGCTCGCGGACAAGGCGGCGAAGACCGTCGAGACCTGCACGATTCATGCGAAGACGTACATCATTCCCGACCTCGGGGCGCGCAAGCTCCGGGAGCTGTCGGCCGAGGACGTCGAACGGTGGTTGGAGGTCAAGGCGAAGACGCTGAGCACCAGGACGTTGCAGGCGCTGCACTCGGTGCTGAACCGGTCGGTGCGGCGGGCCATGGCTCGGGACAAGGTGAAGCGGAACGTGGTGGAGCTGTGCGCGGTCCCTCAGGGGACGGCGGGGCGGCCGTCGCGGTCGCTGAACTTCGCTCAGGCCGTCGCGCTCCTCGCCAAGTCCGAGGAACACCGGATGCACCCGTACATCGCGGTCTCGCTGCTGACCGGGGCGCGGACCGAGGAACTGCGGGATCTGCGCTGGGAGCACGTCGACCTGAAGGGGAAGCCGGCCAAGGGAGACGTGCCAGAAGTCCCGCCGCACATCGCCGTGTGGCGGTCGGTGCGGGCCGGTGGGGACACGAAGACCAGGAAGTCCCGGCGGACGCTGGCGCTTCCGGCTCGGGCCATTGACGCCCTGAAGACCCAGCGGGCACAGCAGAGGAGGGAGAAGGCCGCTGCGGGGGAGGGCTGGAAGGAACACGGCCTCGTCTTCGCTTCCAAGGTCGGCACGCCGCTCGACGCCTCGCACGTTCGGCGGGACTTCCGGAACGCGATCCGCGGGGCCGAAGGGATCTACGCGGACTCCTGGACGCCGCGGGAGCTGCGGCACAGCTTCGTGTCGCTGCTGTCGGATGGCGGGCTGTCGATTGATGAGATCGCGAAGCTGGTTGGGCACAGCAGTACGGCGGTCACGGAGACGGTGTACCGGCATCAGATTCGGCCGGTGATCCAGACGGGGGCGACGGCCATGGATCGGATCTTCAAGGGGGAGTGACGGGCTTAGTCACCCAGTTAGACACTCAGGGCCGTGATCGATTTCTCGATCACGGCCCTGGACTGGTCGGGGTGGCGGGATTTGAACCCACGGCCTCTTCGTCCCGAACGAAGCGCGCTGCCAAGCTGCGCTACACCCCGGTGCCGGTAACCTTGCGGTTTTTGGCGCCTCGGAGAGTCTACAGGATGTTGGGGGGTGGACGGGAATCGGATATCGGGAGGGTGGGGGTTCGGGGGTCAGGGGGGTGGGGTGAGGGTGAGGAGGGTCGCTTCGGGGGGGCAGCAGAAGCGGAAGGGGGCCATGGGGGAGGTGCCGAGGCCTGCGGAGACGTTGAGCCAGGAGGCGTTCCAGCGGTGGAGGCCCTTGACGCGGGGGCGGTCGATGCCGCAGTTGGTGGCGAGGGCGCCGTAGAAGGGGACGCAGACCTGGCCGCCGTGGGTGTGGCCGGCGAGGAGGAGGCGGTAGCCGTCGGCGGCGAAACGGTCGAGGTTGCGGGGCTCGGGGCTGTGCATGACGCCGATCGTGAGGTCGGCGCGCGGGTCGACGGGGCCCGCGATCGCGTCGTAGCGGTCGAGGTTGATGTGGGAGTCGTTGATGCCCGCGAACTCGATGTCGAGGTCGGCGATCTTGAGACGGCCCATGTGGTTGTTCAGGTCGAGCCAGCCGGACGCCTTCAGGGCCGCGCCGAGCTCCAGGTAGGGAAGGTTCGGGGTGCCGCCCCGCTTCTTGTAGTCCTTCTGTGAGGTGCGCCACATGTAACGGGCGGGGTTCTTGAACGTCGGGGCGAACATGTCGTTCGAGCCGTAGACGAACACGCCTGGACGGTCCAGGAGGGGCCCGAGGAGTTCGAGGAACGGGCCGATGGCGTCCGGGTGGGAGATCGAGTCGCCGGTGTTGATGACGAGGTCGGGTTCCAGCGCGTCGAGGGCGCGGACCCACCGGATCATGCGCGTGCGGCCGGGCGTCAGGTGCGCGTCGGACAGGTGGAGCACCTTGACGGGGCGGGCTCCAGGCTTGAGGACGGGCACCTCGTGCCGGCGCAACATGAACCAGTTGCGTTCGATCAGCGACGCGTAGGCGAAGGTCGCCGCGCCGGCGCCGAGGAGGCCCAATGGGGCCGCGAGAAGCTTCCGCATCCGTCAATGCTGCCAGACGACGGGCATCGGCGGGATAAAGGGAGTGATCCGCCCAGGTCGTCAGGGCATGATGGTGGTCATGTTGAAGGAACAGCTCGAGTCGGACCTCACGAGCGCGCTCAAGGCCCATGACGATGTGCGCAAGCGGACGCTGCGGATGGCGCTGGCGGCCGTGACGAACGAGGAGAAGGCCGGCAAGACCGAGCGGACGCTGAGCGACGACGAGATCGTCAAGGTGCTCGCGCGGGAGGTCAAGAAGCGCAAGGAGGCCGCGGAGGCCTTCGCCGGCGGCGGCCGCGCCGAGCAGGCGCAGGCGGAGCGGGACGAGGGCGCCGTTCTCGAGGCGTACCTGCCGCAGCAGCTCTCCGATGACGAGCTGGCGACGCTCGTGCGCGAGGCGATCGCCGAGTCGGGCGCCGAAGGGCCGCGGGCGATGGGCGCGGTCATGAAGGTGGTGAACCCGAAGGTGGCGGGCCGGGCCGACGGCGGCCGGGTCGCCGCCGAGGTGAAGCGCCAGCTCGCCTCCTGACGCCGTGACGCAGACGGCCGCTCCCCCAGGTGGGGGAGCGGCCGTTCGCCGTCTCAGTGTCCGCCGCCGGGCCCGCCTCCGCCGCCCCTGCCCGAGCTGACGTAGATCGTCACCGTGGTGCCGGGTTCGGCGCGGCCGGGGGAGACCCGGGCGACGGTGCCGCGCGGCGCGTTGGAGCGCACCTGCTTGCCCGCGACCCGGGTGGTGAACCCGGCCTCGCGCAGGATCGCCTCGGCCTCCCCGACGGGCTTGCCCTTGACGTCGGGGACGGGGATCTCCTTGACGTCGCCGAAGTCCTTGACGGGTGCCTTGAAGTCGATCACCTCGACGCCGGAGAGCGCCGCGCTCATGGTCCGCTGCCAGACCGGGCCGGGGATCGTCGCGCCGTAGATGCCGGTGACGGGGTGGGCGTGGCCGCCGCGGAAGTCCCAGTACGCGGTGGCCGCGGCGAGGTTCGGGGTGTACCCGGCGAAGACGGCGCAGGAGTAGTTCTCACAGGTGCCGGTCTTGGCCGCGGCGGGCCGTCCGATGCCGAGCCCGCGCGCGGTGCCCTGGGTGAGGACGCCTTCGAGGATCATCGTGGTCGCGTCGGCGACCTGCTCGTCGACGACCTGGTCGCACTTCGTCTCGGGCAGGTCGACCTTCTTGCCGTCGGGGCCGACCGCGCTGGTGATGACGTTCGGGGCGCAGTACTTGCCGCGCGCGGCGATGCCCGCGTAGGCGGCGGCGAGGTGGACCATGTCGATCGGGTTGACGCCGAGGACCTGCGAGGGGATCGGCTGGAGCGGCTGCCCGTTGGTCCGGATCATGCCGAACTTGGTGGCCATCTCGGTCGCCTCGCAGACGCCGACCTCCTTCTCGAGGTGGGCGTAGAAGGTGTTGACCGAGTGCCAGGTGCCCGTCTTCATGTTGAAGGTGCCGGACTCGGAGTCGCTGGCGTTGGCGACGGGCCAGGAACCGCCGCCCAGGCGTCCGTTGACGGCCGGCGGATAGTCGTAGGCGCAGTCCGGGAATCCGCTGACGACGGTGGAGGCGGGCGAGGAGAAGGACGTCCGGATGGGCAGGCCCTGGTCGAGGGCCTCCATGAGGGTGAAGACCTTGAACGTCGATCCGGCGTCGACGCCGAAGACGCTGCCGCCGTGCGCCTCGTCGGCCGCGAGGTTGATCGTGGTCTGGCCCTTGCCGGGGCCGTACTTCTTGCTGTTGGAGATCGCGAGGACCTTCCCGGTGCCGGGCTGCACGACGGCCTCGACG harbors:
- a CDS encoding protein phosphatase 2C domain-containing protein, translating into MRIHVSTLAGRVDHPNEDFAAVGAGSAVLIDGAGAPAGLDSGCVHSVAWYARTLGGLLVAELADPAVPIVDALEAAIKRVVEAHGEPCDLGNPHSPSATVLAVRANGDVLEYVALADSTVIVEFHQGEPLIVTDDRIEDVRGRVIGTAGDASLIGEDGYADGLLTRVEKMAAHRNKVGGFWVASTDPGAAYEAVAGAVPLADVKSVTLLTDGATRLVDLFGVASWGELLRVVADDGAEALIRWTRQVEASDPDGSRWPRGKAFDDATIVRWTDELPGTSHRSPK
- a CDS encoding DUF2637 domain-containing protein, producing MGSRVLAFVADSGPVLVLAVIAAAGSFTHIRDTAEEHGQHGWMAWAIAVCIDLTCVMAAGERQRDARTGRDVGPFSWPNLVLFGGILLSLGANLAQAEPTAWGWITAGTPAGAFLVAVSMLERRAGARPVQDEAGETVPAPSSASPEQDEPSSRPALDPGPGQTEDSRPSSEPDVPASGPAPQLLSFARRVADEHASAHGKPITRDALRARLGVSSQLASDLLRLVRTS
- a CDS encoding helix-turn-helix domain-containing protein codes for the protein MNGPEQALYRVSDVIARLRLSRTVVYELLRSGRLRSVKEGRTRLIPASALREYVALLEREAA
- a CDS encoding tyrosine-type recombinase/integrase, coding for MTKRRARGDGGLHWDESRQRWIASVTVGYTPAGRRIVRKGAGRTKTEAKEKLKEVLRDHEDGLAIAPTNYTVKNAVEDWLRFGLADKAAKTVETCTIHAKTYIIPDLGARKLRELSAEDVERWLEVKAKTLSTRTLQALHSVLNRSVRRAMARDKVKRNVVELCAVPQGTAGRPSRSLNFAQAVALLAKSEEHRMHPYIAVSLLTGARTEELRDLRWEHVDLKGKPAKGDVPEVPPHIAVWRSVRAGGDTKTRKSRRTLALPARAIDALKTQRAQQRREKAAAGEGWKEHGLVFASKVGTPLDASHVRRDFRNAIRGAEGIYADSWTPRELRHSFVSLLSDGGLSIDEIAKLVGHSSTAVTETVYRHQIRPVIQTGATAMDRIFKGE
- a CDS encoding GatB/YqeY domain-containing protein translates to MLKEQLESDLTSALKAHDDVRKRTLRMALAAVTNEEKAGKTERTLSDDEIVKVLAREVKKRKEAAEAFAGGGRAEQAQAERDEGAVLEAYLPQQLSDDELATLVREAIAESGAEGPRAMGAVMKVVNPKVAGRADGGRVAAEVKRQLAS
- a CDS encoding FtsK/SpoIIIE domain-containing protein codes for the protein MAAENVLVLVVLVAAAAGAAAWRRLAPGSFWFCVGFPVRWAWVFATWPKVAAGCKLSRKRNRLRWSLEVVPLVSTSASTSYTQRRKVRTVAVDKAPRFGLPRPTSLGWRVGVRLHDGQVPADYQAAAERLAHAWGVHSVRVLPDKPGRVVLVVNRVDPLTDVTASPETGELLTVRPGMLETGMPWIMDLKVMPHWLNAGATQSGKSTLVNAIIRGLAPQPIALVGFDLKGGVELTPYAPRLSALATTRAGSVRLLDGLVSILEDRMTLCRTAGARNVWQLPEEIRPVPVVVLVDEVAELFLMADKSEKDEVAKTATGLLRVAQLGRAFAVYLIVSGQRIGSDLGPGVTALRSQLSGRVCHRVNDPETANMTLGDLDPAALDAARAIPAETPGVAIVAGQDGTWSRARTVLITEDEAEHAAKTFAHLTPAWSDLIRSLTGPRATVDDPAVHPPRAA
- a CDS encoding metallophosphoesterase gives rise to the protein MRKLLAAPLGLLGAGAATFAYASLIERNWFMLRRHEVPVLKPGARPVKVLHLSDAHLTPGRTRMIRWVRALDALEPDLVINTGDSISHPDAIGPFLELLGPLLDRPGVFVYGSNDMFAPTFKNPARYMWRTSQKDYKKRGGTPNLPYLELGAALKASGWLDLNNHMGRLKIADLDIEFAGINDSHINLDRYDAIAGPVDPRADLTIGVMHSPEPRNLDRFAADGYRLLLAGHTHGGQVCVPFYGALATNCGIDRPRVKGLHRWNASWLNVSAGLGTSPMAPFRFCCPPEATLLTLTPPP
- a CDS encoding penicillin-binding protein, translated to MLPSTKARKSTVLTLLKLLAASAAAGVLVALVVLPGIGGTGITAREAADGFMDMDVAEITRAPAEKTVVYDSKGKVIATFFDEYRENVQLEQISDNIKKAIVAIEDSRFYEHGALDLKGTIRALSRNATNGGTVEGGSTLTQQLAKNMLVNNTDSEEGYEAATEATLNRKLRELRLALHLEQTMSKDEILRDYLNIANFGAGAYGIQAAAKRYFNTTAAKLTLVQAATLAGITKNPYGYDPTLHPESALERRNTVLARMQQLGEITAEEAAEAHDQPLKLNEFHPKGGCEASSSPYFCNYVYNEMVNIFMGDAKPKDAKEKEELREKARKQLLRGGYQIHTTLDPKVQKAADQAVKYATEPTGWKVNVEAVVQPGTGKVLAISNSKKYGPGKGQTTINLAADEAHGGSVFGVDAGSTFKVFTLMEALDQGLPIRTSFSSPASTVVSGFPDCAYDYPPAVNGRLGGGSWPVANASDSESGTFNMKTGTWHSVNTFYAHLEKEVGVCEATEMATKFGMIRTNGQPLQPIPSQVLGVNPIDMVHLAAAYAGIAARGKYCAPNVITSAVGPDGKKVDLPETKCDQVVDEQVADATTMILEGVLTQGTARGLGIGRPAAAKTGTCENYSCAVFAGYTPNLAAATAYWDFRGGHAHPVTGIYGATIPGPVWQRTMSAALSGVEVIDFKAPVKDFGDVKEIPVPDVKGKPVGEAEAILREAGFTTRVAGKQVRSNAPRGTVARVSPGRAEPGTTVTIYVSSGRGGGGGPGGGH
- a CDS encoding replication initiator, yielding MNPAELISPTVSQTLADRATRADYGRWATQVKHTGGCAQPVHLRGRVTHLDPATGEVLRHYSTSTEPDGVLRVACKTRRASRCPACAEVYRADTYQLVRAGLVGGKGVPNAVTGHPAAFVTLTAPSFGPVHTTRKTRTGKTSPCHPRRSGGTCPHGNALGCGEHHHPDDPRLGEPLCPDCYDYTGHVLFNALAPELWRRFTLALRRRLAKTAGLTLTELKTSAVVSFAKVAEYQRRGLVHFHAVIRLDGPHGPTSTPPTWATFDALTDAVQHAAGAVRASSPAADGLGPRAFAWGLQLDIRPINASGELTDQAVAGYIAKYATKAAECVGTVDRRLSPGTDLDTLDLRAHPRRLIGECLRLGALPGLEDLRLAEWAHMLGFRGHFSTKSRRYSTTLGALREARAEHQRQQSEEVTTGRLPLFAEDTVLVVRDWRMVGRGHTPGELLLSAALCGQKLPAFHPIGRNTT